The region tagtaaagaaaagaaaggaaaggaaggaaggaaagaaaaccaccaGAGACCAGAATGGTTCTACATGACATTACCTGGTTCTAGTTTGTAGAACAGGAATGACTTTGCCTAGTCTTCTCTCACCTTTCGCCTCCCCAGAATCCTTGTCAAAGGCATgctgattgttgttgttgtttgttgttgttgttgttgttttccagagcagaaggcaggaaTAGGACAGAGAATTActagttatatttttataatttagagCTGTTATCATTCAACTATAAAGCTCTCTATGAGAATATAAaattttgggggggtggggtggggggagttgagacagggtttctgtatgtagctttgactgtcctagaactcgctctgtagaccaggctggcctcaaatgcagagagatccccctgcctctgccttccaaatgctgggactagaAGGATGTGCCACACTACCTAGGgaaaatattcctttttaatAAATGATTATCTTTAAATACTATGTATAACGCACTATGGtagcatttaaaataacaattataatctttaaaaaaggaaaaaatttttcTGAAGATGGgattattttatacaatattcaTTTAGGAGATTGAGAATCAATCTCAGAAGCTAAATAGAATCTAGAGATACAGCTCACTTCCCTAATGTGTGTGAGGCCCGGTTTGGATCTctagcatttaaaagaaaaacaatttaatagaaaaattaaaaagcctgAGCTAGATACGGTGActcatgtttgtaatcccagcacttaggaagcagaggcatgaTTGCTGAAAGATCTAGGCCAGTCAGACTTacagactgaattccaggccagccatgtaCCAGACactataaatacatatttcattaATTCTTGCTGTAACGTACAGTAACATTTACTCAATTTATAATAAGAATTATCAGGTGGATGGGTATAGCTTAGCAGTACAGTATATGACTAGCATGCACAATACACTAGGCTTAATCCTTattatcaaaaaaagaaagaagtttgctGGGTGTGATAGTGACACttcaataccagcactcaggaggcagaggtaagtttctctgagttttaggccagcctggtctacagagtgagttccaggacagcaggggctacacagaaaaactctatgtaggaaagaaagaaaaaaaaaaaaaaaacaaaaacacacaaatcaaaagataaaagaaaaagaagtttgaaGAAGCATCAAAGGTTGAAAAACGAAAGTAATGGTGTCAATCAGGATTCAAACCCTAATTCATTTGAACACAAATTCTGCTAACCGCAAACAAAATTATCATTGTGGCATATATGATGTCCACAGGGGGGGTTTAcacacttactttttaaaaaagatttatttatttattttatatatatgagtacactgtagctgtcttcagacacaccagaagagagcactggatcccattacagatggttgtgagccaccatgtggttgctgggaattgaactcagcacctctggaagagcagtcaatgctcttaaccactgagccatctctccaaccagttttatgcattttatatatggGAGTTAAGTACATAGGAATTCTTTCTGAATGAAAATAACTTCCTTTCTACTATATCTTGAAAAAATGTACTTACTCTGTTTGATGAACTGGACACAACTGGAATTCTCACTTCACAACCTGATTTATGTGATCCACTGTTTTTCCTGTTGGGGACCTCTGAATGGTTGGAGATCTGAGAGAACACAGGGGTAGGTTTCTTACTTTCAGGTATATTTTTATCAGAGGCAGTTTGTTCGATGTTATTGTTTGAAGAAGAAAGCAGGGGCCCATCCCAAGCAGAGTTATTGGGACTGACCCCTTCAGGCTCAGTGCAACGTTTACTCTCATTAGGATGAGGATCATCTTCTCTCGTCTGTTCCCGAAGGGAGGCAGGATTTTCCGTTTCTTTGGAGGAATCGATCTTGTCTTTATCAAGCACAGGATCACAAACTGTTGGATTAAATGGTGCGACAACAGTTACTTTTATAAGATTCTTTTCAAGTACAAAGTGTCTGTTTAATGATTTACTAGGAGTCGGTCCATGACCAACTGATGTACTTAGTTGAGGTAGTTTTAGGAAGCCAGGGGTTTCAGCTGCTGGTCCCAAGCTGTACAAAGAATTTTCTTGAGGAGTATCAGGTAGAATTTGACTCTTTCTCGGTCTATACTCATTATGCCCACCATCATCGTCCTTCAAGAGCATCTCAATCTCTTCCTCTGTGAAACTGAAATGGCCATCATCTTCTTCTCCATCAGAAAACTCCAACAAGGAGTCATCCAACTCCTCTTCATCCGAGGAACCCCAAGAAAATGAGGCATTGTTCTTAGGCAGAAAAGAGGTACCAGAGGACTGTTCAGAGGGCAAGAGTGAACACGTCATATCTGGAAAAATATGAGGAAGTTTTTGCTGAAGAACAAGAAATATCTTAAACCAACTCCAATCTACTGTATGTATACAGGAGACATCCTAGGATCTCAAATGCTGTTGCTTGCACAGTGACTTGTAACTTGAGAAATAATTAAGATATTTAATCTTACTAGcactatgaaaataaatgtttaaataagatACTTTTGATTTGGGTTGGTGAGGCTGTAGAGACAAGTACTTACTCCCAGTAAAGCATAAGTTAAAGTGATTTTGTGGAGAGTAACTTGGCAACACCATCTGATTTACTAATCTTACTTCTGCAAGTTTATCAGACTGAACTACCTACCTCAAATGCACATGGGAAACACAGGGATGTTCCAATCAGTATTATTCAAAACAGTTAAATATTAGAGGCAACCTAAATGTCCACCTCTAAGAGAAATGTTCAATAAAATCATGTTCATGTCAAAAACATTTTTCAACTACTTAAAAGCACATTAAAGTAGATTTATATGTACTACCATAGAGTGACTATAATATCCAAGCAAAATATatgttttgtgaaatattttagaaatgatgCTTTGATCTCCTGTTCTCAAGACTGAACCTGGGGCCTCATGCATGCTCTCACATCCTCAGGCTActtcttactttttaattttagatagTTTTACTAAGATGCCCAGACTAGATCTAACTTGCTCTCTAGCACAACcaggccttgaatttgcaatcctcctgcctcagtctccacagaagctgggattccaggcttgTGACCCAActgaaacatacatacactcatacacacacacacaaatatattttttttaaatgaaaataaaatataaaaaaaatcatgagaggataagtagatagataaatgTTGTTGAGTATAggaggtacatgcctttaatcccagcactcaggaggtaaaagcAAGAGAATGTTACAGGTAAGCcaaagctatacagtgagaccccatttcaaaaaacaaaaattaaaaaagatgtCTTGCATACTGTGTGGAGCTGCTGGAGCAATCTCTGCCTTTGCCACGAGACCAAATGGAAAAAGGTTTCAACTCCTGCTGGCTGTTCCTTCCAGGAGACTTGTCAAAGTGATTGACTCCCACCTTCCTGCAGGCACAAGGAAAATTAAAGGATCTTCTCATCACTCTCAACCCCGGTAATTACAAAGTCAACTGCATTATGCTTCAAGGTGTTCCATCTATTAATTTTgatcttgattttttaaaaataccagcAAGTTGGATTATTTTCAGTGAAGAACACCAAAGAAAAATCTTTAGAGGGAAAAATTATGCAACTAAGAACTGCTTAGTTCCTCCCAACAGCTGGCGCCTTCTTATGACTGCTGTCGGCTTTAGTTGGGTAAATAAGGACTAGGAGTCCTAAGACCTAAGATCTGGCTCTGTCACTAACTAGTACTAACCATTTAAGTCACTTAGCCATTTGGACTTGTTCCTTGTAAAATAGAAAagggttggaggaggaggaggccatgTCAAAGATTTTAACCAAACTAAAAATGATAACCACTCCAAAAAACCAATCAAGCCGCTTCCTCATTTTcactatatataaaatacaaagaaaaagtcagcaagatataaatacaaaaattgtTGCTTATTATCAATTGTAGAGTCAAGTGTCAACATCATTCAACTCTTTTTCTCCATGAGTGTTTACCTGTATAATTAAAACTTAGTGTGGTGGTTAGGGATGTGGCTGAGTagtgtttgcttagcatacaCCGTGGGCTGGGATTATTGGCACACACCACTATATCTactttatgtggtactggggatcacCCAGTGAAGCGCTTTGCtaatgctaggcaagtgcttgttttttgaggtagagtcttaTACAGTTCAGGCTGGCATCCAAATCACGATGGAGTGGAatggaactcctgatcctcctccacctccaagcactaggattacaggaatgtgcctCTTCACTTGGCTTCCTTTATagcctgtttctttgtttttttgagacaaggtttttctgtgtagccctggctgtcctggaacttgatctgtagatcaggctggcttggaactcagagatccacctgcctctgctgtttATAGCTTCTTAAACTAAAATCCCCTTTACTTTACCACCCCCCCAAACCACACCTTAACTTTCAGTAACTTTCAGCTTTAATTCAGACATTCCTTCAGCAATAATTTTCCGAGCTACAACCATCAAACAATTAAGCAACATACTTTGCCTCtatgatttttaagaaataaagatatgATTCCCAATCTCCCAGAACATatcatttattgtttgttttttgtttttgttttgttttggtttggtttttttgagacagaatttttctgtatagtcttggctgtcctggaacttgctctgtagaccaggctgagcttgaactcacaaacatccacctgcctctgcctcctaagtgctgggattaaaggcatgctccatcaTGCCTGGCAACATGTTAGCAAGAAAACACCAAATATTAAGTTCTAATATGAGAGAATATAAACTGGTAATGAAATAAAGCActaaaaagaaaggaggggagaaaacAGCATTTTATACTTGGAGGGGATCTAATTAACTTTGAAAGTATGATGGGCcaagcatagtggtacatgcctttaatcctagcactcaggaagaagcaggcaacctctgagttcaaggtcagctgatCTGCAGAAAGAGCCAGACAAAGCTATACAGTCTCAAAACACAccctgtattgttttgtttttgttgttgttggttttttttgttttgttttgtttttgtttttcaagacagggtttctctgtgtagccctggctgtcctggaactcactctgcagacctggctgtcctggaactcactctgtagaccaggctggcctcgaactcagaaattcacctgcctctgcctcccgagtgctgggactaaaggcgtgcgccaccacgcccagctttttctttttctttttttttggattgttgttgttttttgacaGAAGTAACTTCTAGGCCTTCTAAATTTAGTATGCTTGCTAATATACTATGGAGTATATAAATACTAAAGACAAATTTTTATTacttggaaaaataatttaaccTACCCTAAAATGCACCAGAAGCTGCCCTAGGTCTCAGATGTTATCCATCATCCAGAGACACATAATGCGCTCCTCTCATAATGTCCCAAATGGCAAAAGCATCAAAAACAAtatcacattcatatacacaaagaGACAAATACATTTTAACTCATACAACCCATTCTCTTTGCAACTTTAGTTCCTGAATTTCAAGATAATTTtttcaaaaattctttttaattgaaaCATGAAAGCCTGGCACAGTAGTATTCAGCActcagcagcactcaggaggcaaagtcaCGTGGAtatctgagagtttgaggccagcctggtctacacagagaattccaggacagcaagggctatagaGAAaatccttgtctcaaacaaacaatcaaaaagctTGTAAGTAACATAACTAACTCCCATGGCCACCACTTAGCCCTCTCCCCCACCAACCCCACTGCTAATCTCTTATTCCAGCCTTCCCTCCTTTactaaattattttgaaataaatctcAGGTATCACACcgttttaattataaataagaaTTCCTTATCCTAAAATATCTCACTCGGGCTGGAAAAGTGACGTAAagattaaaagcactggctgctcttctgggggCCTAGGCAccattcctagtacccacatggtggttcaatCTACTTTAACATgttcagacatacatgcaggcaaaacacctatacacataaaaaaggataataaataatttaaactcCCACTCAATTTTCCAATTATCTTGTCATATTTTTCAGGcttgaggaaaaacaaacacGCCATCACTTAAATAAGGCCCATAAAATGCAACAGGCTGATATATCTTCTAAAGATTTCCTACCTTTTCTCTACTGTCATTATCTGTTAAAGAAAGTTTCTATGATATATAGAaatcacaaaattataaaaaaatatttaaaaaataaaaaacaccaaaTTCAGGATAGCAATAATTTCTGGTAGTGGCAAGGAGAAATGAATAGCTTCGGTCTATCTGTAATGTTTTGGTAATGTAATGAGTCaaggtctcatgtggcccaggctatcctgaaatttgctatatagccaaggatgtccTGATTCTCCCTCCTTGTTAGCCTCACAAGTCCTAGAACTACAGGTGGACTATAAACCTGGACAGTAAGTATAatggtaattattattattatactaccTTGCTTAATTTTCTGtttgaaatatctaataaaacaacaTTCTTAGAAAATGGCTAGCTGTCTCAGTGAGGAAAGGTACTTACCCCACAAGCCTGGACATCTGAATTTACTCTCTAGTACCCATATAAAGATagaaggagccgggcgtggtagcgcacgcctttaatcccagcactcgggaggcagaggcaggaggatttctgagttcaaggccagcctgatctacagagcaagttccaggacagccagggctatgcagagaaactctgactcaaaaaacacaaaaacaaacaaacaaaaaaagaaggaaagaactgactcatCTCAGACCTCCACTTCCACatgatacacatatacaaaagcttacacaccatgcacacagatacacaaactggtaaaaaaaaaaaaaagtttggattTTGAGTAGTCTCCCTGACTGGCTtggtactcactatgtagaccaggctggcctaggtgGATGTGATGACATACACATTTAATCCTATCAGTCAACTGGCAGAGACTTCAATGCCTGCCTGGCCTACActgtcagttccaggccagtctgggcaacacagtgagaccctgtctcaaaaagcaaaccaCAACAAAAATGAAGTTATAAAGCCAGTGAGAAAGATGTACCAAACACACCTATAAAGTAGGGTTCTCGAATATTCTCCACCTGTAAGTCAATAGGAGACCTCACAGTCCATTCGTCTCACTaggttattataaatattaagacAGACATGAACATAAGCACTTAGTCCACCAGCTATGGTTATTTCATCCCACCACCTACATCCATCTCACCCAAAGAGCCTTAAGCACAAGAATGATAGGAAAAAAGGCTAAACTGGTAAGAATCTTCCCCAGACCCGATTTAGGAATTATTTAGTCTGATCTACTTAGTGAAGCACTTAACCATATTGTCAGTAAACTAATTTAGGACCAGACTGGATGGGTAACTGAAATATCAGGTAAATTCTTCAAATTAATGGCCCATGAAGTAGCTTGTACTAGAGGCACTGGGCTAAAATTCAATGACCTCGGCAATTCATTTAAGTCTCTGAACTTCAATATAAATGAGAACACTCATTTGAAAAAGGCAGACACACTTTCTGTATTTCCAGAATGTTGGAGGGGGAGGCAAGAGGATGAGGCGTTCAAGGCTACCTGAGGCTTCATCTCAAGTTCCAAACCataggggagagaaagggaggggtttGACATAAAGTCAACTTGAATTTTCAAGGGAGGGAAGCCTTCAACATGGCAAGGCATGGAGACAtttgcctttcatcccagcacctagaggagacagaggtgggtgcatctcagagttctaggccagcctggtctacactgcaagttccaggctagtggtACACAGTAAgatcccgtctcaaaaaaaaaaaaaaaaaaaaaaaaaataaatctatcaaaaaaaaaaaaaaaaaaaaaaaaaaaccataatccccagaataataataaacatgGTGAACCTCTTGAGTGAAGGGTCACAATTCCCCCTCTCACATGCTACATCACCTGCCATTCTTGGTACCTGCCTGGTAAATCTTTCAAACATGGACGCTTCTTTTTCAGGGAggaatattttcctatttctaaATTCTCTTAATTCTGCTCCACATCTCTGTGTGACCCTATTCTGTCCTTCCACTTCCCTCACCTGTCCACCCCCGTCTTCGTCTTCACACTTTAGTGTACCACCCCCTCTCTGTTCTCTAACCTCCTGGTTGCAACCTCAGAAACTGGTTCCCCCATCTATTTTTATCTTACCTCAAAAAACCTATTGCCTATTGGCTTCGTACACAAAGCCTCATTCTATTCAGGACAGTAAAACGCCAATGCCAAATGTATACTACACATCCTAGTTCAGGACTGTAAAACCAAAACCACTACCCAACTGGG is a window of Mus caroli chromosome 4, CAROLI_EIJ_v1.1, whole genome shotgun sequence DNA encoding:
- the S100pbp gene encoding S100P-binding protein isoform X6, whose amino-acid sequence is MTCSLLPSEQSSGTSFLPKNNASFSWGSSDEEELDDSLLEFSDGEEDDGHFSFTEEEIEMLLKDDDGGHNEYRPRKSQILPDTPQENSLYSLGPAAETPGFLKLPQLSTSVGHGPTPSKSLNRHFVLEKNLIKVTVVAPFNPTVCDPVLDKDKIDSSKETENPASLREQTREDDPHPNESKRCTEPEGVSPNNSAWDGPLLSSSNNNIEQTASDKNIPESKKPTPVFSQISNHSEVPNRKNSGSHKSGCEVRIPVVSSSSNRHAFDKDSGEAKGCFHSQI
- the S100pbp gene encoding S100P-binding protein isoform X4, coding for MTCSLLPSEQSSGTSFLPKNNASFSWGSSDEEELDDSLLEFSDGEEDDGHFSFTEEEIEMLLKDDDVCDPVLDKDKIDSSKETENPASLREQTREDDPHPNESKRCTEPEGVSPNNSAWDGPLLSSSNNNIEQTASDKNIPESKKPTPVFSQISNHSEVPNRKNSGSHKSGCEVRIPVVSSSSNRHAFDKDSGEAKGERRLGKVIPVLQTRTRMFSQSDLEKQKDIYLSKVIAHIEDPGDSNQGTLGELDALMDQVQMQYPDWQHPSDLTTRNYARFRQRPLQRYSLSQWVDRNKRSHHRFQRLPDFSYSPCVSSHQQ
- the S100pbp gene encoding S100P-binding protein isoform X1, yielding MTCSLLPSEQSSGTSFLPKNNASFSWGSSDEEELDDSLLEFSDGEEDDGHFSFTEEEIEMLLKDDDGGHNEYRPRKSQILPDTPQENSLYSLGPAAETPGFLKLPQLSTSVGHGPTPSKSLNRHFVLEKNLIKVTVVAPFNPTVCDPVLDKDKIDSSKETENPASLREQTREDDPHPNESKRCTEPEGVSPNNSAWDGPLLSSSNNNIEQTASDKNIPESKKPTPVFSQISNHSEVPNRKNSGSHKSGCEVRIPVVSSSSNRHAFDKDSGEAKGERRLGKVIPVLQTRTRMFSQSDLEKQKDIYLSKVIAHIEDPGDSNQGTLGELDALMDQVQMQYPDWQHPSDLTTRNYARFRQRPLQRYSLSQWVDRNKRSHHRFQRLPDFSYSPCVSSHQQ
- the S100pbp gene encoding S100P-binding protein isoform X5, encoding MTCSLLPSEQSSGTSFLPKNNASFSWGSSDEEELDDSLLEFSDGEEDDGHFSFTEEEIEMLLKDDDGGHNEYRPRKSQILPDTPQENSLYSLGPAAETPGFLKLPQLICDPVLDKDKIDSSKETENPASLREQTREDDPHPNESKRCTEPEGISNHSEVPNRKNSGSHKSGCEVRIPVVSSSSNRHAFDKDSGEAKGERRLGKVIPVLQTRTRMFSQSDLEKQKDIYLSKVIAHIEDPGDSNQGTLGELDALMDQVQMQYPDWQHPSDLTTRNYARFRQRPLQRYSLSQWVDRNKRSHHRFQRLPDFSYSPCVSSHQQ
- the S100pbp gene encoding S100P-binding protein isoform X7, which gives rise to MTCSLLPSEQSSGTSFLPKNNASFSWGSSDEEELDDSLLEFSDGEEDDGHFSFTEEEIEMLLKDDDVCDPVLDKDKIDSSKETENPASLREQTREDDPHPNESKRCTEPEGISNHSEVPNRKNSGSHKSGCEVRIPVVSSSSNRHAFDKDSGEAKGERRLGKVIPVLQTRTRMFSQSDLEKQKDIYLSKVIAHIEDPGDSNQGTLGELDALMDQVQMQYPDWQHPSDLTTRNYARFRQRPLQRYSLSQWVDRNKRSHHRFQRLPDFSYSPCVSSHQQ
- the S100pbp gene encoding S100P-binding protein isoform X2; the protein is MTCSLLPSEQSSGTSFLPKNNASFSWGSSDEEELDDSLLEFSDGEEDDGHFSFTEEEIEMLLKDDDGGHNEYRPRKSQILPDTPQENSLYSLGPAAETPGFLKLPQLICDPVLDKDKIDSSKETENPASLREQTREDDPHPNESKRCTEPEGVSPNNSAWDGPLLSSSNNNIEQTASDKNIPESKKPTPVFSQISNHSEVPNRKNSGSHKSGCEVRIPVVSSSSNRHAFDKDSGEAKGERRLGKVIPVLQTRTRMFSQSDLEKQKDIYLSKVIAHIEDPGDSNQGTLGELDALMDQVQMQYPDWQHPSDLTTRNYARFRQRPLQRYSLSQWVDRNKRSHHRFQRLPDFSYSPCVSSHQQ
- the S100pbp gene encoding S100P-binding protein isoform X3, coding for MTCSLLPSEQSSGTSFLPKNNASFSWGSSDEEELDDSLLEFSDGEEDDGHFSFTEEEIEMLLKDDDGGHNEYRPRKSQILPDTPQENSLYSLGPAAETPGFLKLPQLSTSVGHGPTPSKSLNRHFVLEKNLIKVTVVAPFNPTVCDPVLDKDKIDSSKETENPASLREQTREDDPHPNESKRCTEPEGISNHSEVPNRKNSGSHKSGCEVRIPVVSSSSNRHAFDKDSGEAKGERRLGKVIPVLQTRTRMFSQSDLEKQKDIYLSKVIAHIEDPGDSNQGTLGELDALMDQVQMQYPDWQHPSDLTTRNYARFRQRPLQRYSLSQWVDRNKRSHHRFQRLPDFSYSPCVSSHQQ